One segment of Halomonas sp. TD01 DNA contains the following:
- a CDS encoding flagellar basal body L-ring protein FlgH → MLDLHAASRRFLLVGLALFILFAAGCAQIPRASVVGEQEQINIVDRPPPIANGSIYQARRGYQPLFEDRRPRSIGDILTIVLDEEVSASKNARSNADRSGNASLELAQLPDVLDTLAEYGFDVSGASDFAGGGGSQANNTFTGTITVSVLEVMNNGNLRVRGEKQIAINQGTEFIRFSGVVNPRTITAQNTVPSTQVADARIEYVGDGYINEAQHMGWLQRFFLNVSPF, encoded by the coding sequence ATGTTGGATTTACACGCTGCTTCACGTCGTTTTTTGTTAGTTGGCCTTGCGCTGTTTATTTTATTTGCGGCCGGTTGCGCGCAAATTCCGCGGGCCTCGGTGGTAGGCGAACAAGAGCAGATTAACATTGTGGATCGGCCGCCGCCGATCGCTAATGGCTCCATTTATCAGGCGCGCCGCGGTTATCAGCCGCTATTTGAAGATCGTCGCCCACGGTCCATTGGCGATATTTTGACCATTGTGCTCGATGAAGAAGTGAGTGCTAGCAAAAATGCTCGATCCAATGCAGATCGTTCGGGTAATGCCAGCTTAGAGCTTGCGCAACTGCCCGATGTGCTGGACACGCTGGCCGAGTATGGTTTCGATGTGTCGGGAGCCAGTGACTTTGCGGGTGGCGGCGGGTCCCAGGCCAACAATACCTTCACGGGCACGATTACTGTTTCGGTATTGGAAGTGATGAATAACGGCAACTTGCGGGTACGCGGCGAAAAGCAGATCGCGATTAATCAGGGAACGGAGTTCATTCGTTTTTCTGGTGTGGTTAACCCACGCACGATTACCGCGCAAAACACAGTGCCTTCAACCCAAGTGGCAGACGCAAGAATTGAGTATGTCGGCGATGGCTATATCAATGAAGCGCAGCACATGGGCTGGTTACAGCGCTTTTTCTTAAATGTATCGCCGTTTTAA
- the flgG gene encoding flagellar basal-body rod protein FlgG, with the protein MIKSLWTAKTGLESQQTKLDVISNNLANVSTNGFKRSRPVFEDLLYQNMRQPGAQNNIQDRLPSGMQIGTGVRAVATERLHTQGGLEETSNSRDLAINGEGFFQVLLPDGTVGYTRDGSFQLNENGQMVTANGYPLEPAIFVPANALSVTIGEDGTVSVRQPGIAQDADIGQINVASFINPAGLESVGGNLYLETGASGAPNQNVPGNNGAGRLFQGYVETSNVNVVEEMVNMIQTQRAYEINSKAVSTSDEMLARLSQL; encoded by the coding sequence ATGATTAAGTCCTTGTGGACGGCCAAGACGGGACTGGAGTCTCAGCAAACTAAGCTAGATGTTATTTCTAATAACCTAGCGAACGTAAGCACAAACGGGTTTAAACGTTCCCGCCCTGTGTTTGAAGATCTGCTCTATCAAAATATGCGCCAGCCCGGTGCGCAAAATAATATCCAGGATCGCCTGCCTTCTGGCATGCAAATAGGTACCGGTGTGCGTGCGGTGGCGACTGAACGCCTGCATACCCAAGGCGGCCTTGAAGAAACCAGCAACTCCCGAGACCTGGCGATCAACGGAGAAGGCTTTTTCCAAGTGTTATTGCCTGATGGCACCGTTGGCTACACCCGCGACGGCAGCTTTCAGCTCAATGAAAACGGCCAAATGGTGACCGCCAATGGTTATCCACTAGAGCCTGCCATTTTTGTTCCTGCTAACGCGTTGTCGGTCACGATTGGTGAAGATGGTACGGTCAGCGTACGCCAACCCGGTATCGCTCAAGATGCCGATATTGGCCAGATCAATGTGGCGTCGTTTATTAATCCAGCAGGCCTGGAGAGCGTTGGCGGTAACTTGTACTTGGAAACCGGTGCCTCGGGCGCGCCCAACCAAAATGTCCCCGGTAATAACGGTGCTGGCAGGTTATTCCAGGGCTATGTAGAAACCTCTAACGTGAACGTGGTTGAGGAGATGGTCAATATGATCCAAACCCAACGCGCCTACGAAATTAATAGCAAGGCTGTATCGACTAGCGACGAAATGTTAGCGCGCTTGAGTCAGCTCTAA
- the flgF gene encoding flagellar basal-body rod protein FlgF — protein MDRMLYTAMSGAKHTMDQQAVVSNNLSNVSTAGFRAQLQAARSVPVEGAGLLDTRVSAVTTTPGTDFSQGPIERTGRTLDIAMQDDAWMAVLGEDGTEAYTRRGDLQLDNDGVLLSVGRPVMGEGGPIALPQGAQVSIGADGTISAIPQGEGPAALVDVGRIKLVTPDEQALTRGEDGLFRGPLNEEGVAAVLPGDEDARIVSGALEGSNVSAVDAMVSMIDVARRYDMQMKMLSTADENAQRANSILSIQG, from the coding sequence GTGGATCGTATGCTATACACCGCCATGAGCGGCGCCAAACACACGATGGACCAGCAGGCAGTGGTTAGCAATAACCTGTCGAATGTGTCCACCGCGGGGTTTCGCGCTCAGTTGCAAGCTGCACGTTCAGTTCCGGTGGAGGGCGCCGGGCTACTCGACACGCGGGTATCGGCGGTGACGACCACCCCAGGCACCGATTTTTCGCAAGGTCCTATTGAACGCACGGGTCGCACGCTAGATATCGCGATGCAGGATGACGCCTGGATGGCGGTGCTGGGAGAGGACGGCACTGAGGCGTACACCCGGCGAGGCGATCTGCAGCTGGATAATGATGGCGTACTGCTCAGTGTTGGGCGTCCGGTAATGGGGGAAGGTGGCCCCATTGCCTTGCCCCAAGGCGCGCAAGTATCCATTGGTGCGGACGGCACCATCAGCGCTATTCCCCAGGGTGAGGGGCCTGCGGCACTGGTTGATGTCGGCCGCATCAAGCTAGTAACGCCCGATGAACAGGCGTTGACGCGCGGTGAAGATGGCCTGTTTCGCGGGCCTCTGAATGAGGAAGGCGTTGCCGCCGTGCTTCCCGGTGATGAAGATGCCCGAATTGTCAGTGGTGCACTAGAGGGCAGTAACGTCAGTGCCGTAGATGCCATGGTGTCTATGATTGATGTTGCCCGCCGTTACGACATGCAAATGAAAATGCTCAGCACGGCGGACGAGAACGCTCAGCGCGCTAACAGCATTTTATCTATTCAGGGCTGA
- the flgE gene encoding flagellar hook protein FlgE — protein sequence MSFTTAVAGLNAQSEKLNSAGNNIANSQTVGYKRSDVLFSDVFAASRGIGVQVSDVRQNFTQGSIESTGRNLDLAISGEGFYRLERPTGEVGYSRNGEFGITAAGDIVNAQGDRLMGYGMDRGVTADTDDQQAFPFSNVLVGGAPQALNVPVDDIPAKATTEVNALLNLDARAVSGQDLNTLELANGDELEYHFSNNFTAYDSLGNAINVATYFERVGNSNQWDVTAVTDGVARGSFTLDFTQSGRLETDENGVVTGVNGGAASATIAAIPGGVDAENLTLELKFDGTTQFAADSLQKELSQDGFTSGALAGITVTETGVIQRNFTNGETRAAGQIALASFRNEEGLQPLGNNLWAATNTSGLENLGAPGTGRLGQIQAEAVEASNVDLASELVDTIVAQRSYQANSNTISTQDELLQTIINL from the coding sequence ATGTCATTTACAACGGCAGTAGCTGGTCTTAACGCACAATCAGAGAAGCTAAACTCTGCGGGCAACAACATCGCTAACTCGCAAACCGTTGGCTACAAGCGCTCTGACGTGCTGTTCTCTGATGTGTTTGCAGCCTCGCGGGGCATTGGTGTGCAGGTATCAGATGTGCGCCAGAACTTTACCCAGGGCAGTATCGAGAGCACGGGGCGTAACCTGGATTTGGCGATTTCCGGTGAAGGCTTTTACCGCCTAGAGCGCCCCACTGGAGAAGTCGGTTATTCGCGTAACGGTGAGTTCGGCATTACCGCCGCCGGCGATATTGTTAATGCCCAGGGTGACCGTTTAATGGGTTACGGCATGGATCGCGGCGTTACCGCAGATACCGATGACCAGCAGGCATTCCCTTTCTCAAACGTGTTGGTGGGCGGCGCTCCGCAGGCATTAAATGTGCCCGTTGATGATATTCCGGCTAAAGCAACCACCGAAGTAAATGCGCTATTAAACCTGGATGCCAGGGCAGTAAGTGGCCAAGACTTAAACACGCTTGAATTGGCAAATGGGGATGAGTTGGAGTACCACTTCTCCAATAACTTTACTGCCTATGACTCTTTGGGCAATGCCATCAATGTTGCTACTTACTTTGAAAGGGTAGGTAACAGCAATCAATGGGACGTGACCGCCGTTACTGACGGGGTAGCTAGAGGCAGCTTTACATTAGATTTTACTCAAAGCGGTAGACTAGAAACGGACGAAAACGGTGTGGTCACTGGTGTTAACGGCGGTGCAGCGAGTGCTACTATCGCAGCTATCCCCGGCGGCGTAGATGCTGAAAATCTTACTTTAGAGCTTAAGTTTGATGGCACTACCCAGTTTGCTGCTGACTCATTGCAAAAAGAGTTGAGTCAGGATGGCTTCACCTCTGGTGCACTGGCCGGTATTACCGTCACTGAAACAGGCGTTATCCAGCGTAACTTCACCAACGGTGAAACCCGTGCTGCGGGCCAAATTGCGCTAGCCAGCTTCCGTAATGAAGAGGGTCTTCAGCCACTGGGCAACAACCTGTGGGCGGCGACGAACACCTCTGGTTTGGAAAACCTAGGGGCGCCGGGCACCGGTCGTCTGGGGCAGATCCAAGCAGAAGCGGTAGAAGCGTCTAACGTCGACTTAGCCAGTGAGCTGGTAGATACCATTGTGGCGCAGCGCTCTTACCAGGCTAACTCCAATACCATCAGCACCCAGGACGAGCTCCTGCAGACCATTATTAACCTGTAG
- the flgD gene encoding flagellar hook assembly protein FlgD, whose protein sequence is MSTIDPTTLSAINGGGSGSQLKQSASDELRSSFLTLLITQLQNQDPLNPMENAEMTSQIAQINTVSGIEQLNTTLQSITSQMDANQALQASGLIGQGVMVPGDKVMLEQDSEGKSYTTPFGIELAKPADKLTAVIVGQGGEVIRRYNLGAVEAGVQSFQWDGKNEQGEAAASGRYTVQLEAQDAEGETLDSTALNYAVVNSVTPNDGSGNVRLDLGAIYGQVQLNQVKQIL, encoded by the coding sequence ATGAGCACAATCGACCCGACAACACTTTCGGCGATTAATGGTGGCGGCAGTGGTTCCCAGTTAAAGCAGAGCGCATCAGATGAGTTGCGCAGCAGCTTTCTAACGCTACTGATTACTCAGCTACAGAATCAAGATCCGCTGAATCCAATGGAAAATGCGGAAATGACCTCCCAGATTGCGCAAATTAATACGGTAAGTGGGATTGAACAGCTGAATACCACCTTGCAAAGCATTACTAGCCAAATGGATGCCAACCAAGCACTGCAAGCGAGTGGCTTGATTGGTCAAGGCGTGATGGTGCCTGGTGACAAGGTCATGCTAGAGCAAGATAGTGAAGGAAAATCCTATACGACACCGTTTGGTATCGAGCTTGCCAAACCCGCTGACAAGCTTACGGCGGTGATTGTTGGCCAAGGTGGTGAGGTGATCAGACGCTATAACTTGGGTGCGGTAGAGGCCGGTGTGCAGTCTTTCCAGTGGGACGGTAAAAACGAGCAGGGTGAAGCAGCTGCCAGTGGTCGTTATACGGTTCAGCTAGAGGCTCAAGATGCTGAGGGTGAAACGCTAGACTCAACCGCATTGAACTATGCCGTTGTTAATAGTGTGACCCCTAACGATGGCAGCGGAAATGTTCGGCTGGATTTAGGGGCTATTTACGGACAGGTTCAGCTGAATCAGGTCAAACAGATTCTTTAA